In Oncorhynchus nerka isolate Pitt River linkage group LG26, Oner_Uvic_2.0, whole genome shotgun sequence, one DNA window encodes the following:
- the LOC115115810 gene encoding glycerophosphodiester phosphodiesterase 1-like, translated as MLQIGDEVYFSAVFLLVLFGTRSAIGASAVTASIYVFIVMFRFPQVPADQASQVLRPTGLASAGVPVVAHRAGGHDAPENTIAAIREASRNGATGVELDLGFTADGEAVLMHDETVDRTTNGTGAVGTLRLAELRTLDATGKHRLGEKFKGERVPTLQEAVEECINHQLTIFFDVKDQPDKAAAALGEMYHKHPVLYNSSIVCSFQPKVIYKMRQADPGVVTALTHRPWSLSRYGDGTPRSLSTWTNYWLGVLDVLLDWAHHHLLWNLCGVSAILMQKDFISLDYVQYWAERGVEVVGWTINTAVDKQYYQDVLKISYITDSLREDCEPHY; from the exons ATGTTACAAATTGGAGACGAAGTTTATTTCTCAGCGGTATTTCTGCTGGTTCTATTCGGGACCAGGAGCGCGATTGGAGCATCGGCCGTCACCGCATCCATTTACGTCTTTATCGTGATGTTTCGGTTCCCACAAGTGCCAGCTGACCAGGCAAGTCAAGTGCTGCGGCCCACTGGCCTTGCGAGCGCCGGCGTCCCGGTTGTTGCGCACCGGGCAGGGGGACACGATGCTCCGGAGAACACCATTGCAGCGATCCGAGAG GCCAGCAGGAATGGAGccacaggggtggagctggactTGGGCTTCACTGCAGATGGAGAGGCAGTGCTGATGCACGATGAGACGGTGGACCGCACCACCAACGGGACGGGAGCGGTGGGCACGCTGCGTCTGGCAGAGCTCAGGACGCTGGACGCCACGGGCAAACACAGGCTCGG GGAGAAGTTCAAGGGGGAGAGGGTGCCAACGCTTCAGGAGGCAGTGGAGGAATGCATCAACCACCAGCTGACCATCTTCTTTGATGTCAAAGATCAACCTGATAAG gcAGCTGCAGCCCTAGGAGAGATGTATCACAAACACCCTGTCCTCTACAACTCCAGCATTGTCTGCTCCTTTCAACCTAAAGTTATCTACAAG ATGCGTCAGGCGGACCCTGGGGTGGTCACGGCCCTGACCCACCGGCCCTGGAGCCTCAGTCGCTATGGCGATGGAACACCCCGTTCCCTGTCAACGTGGACAAACTACTGGCTGGGAGTTCTGGATGTGCTGCTGGACTGGGCCCACCATCACCTGCTGTGGAACCTGTGTGGCGTCTCAGCCATCCTCATGCAGAAGGACTTCATCTCCCT AGACTATGTCCAGTACTGGGCAGAgcgaggggtggaggtggtgggctGGACCATCAACACGGCCGTGGATAAACAGTACTACCAAGATGTCCTGAAGATCAGCTACATCACTGACAGCCTGAGGGAAGACTGTGAGCCTCACTACTGa